A section of the Neisseria dumasiana genome encodes:
- a CDS encoding phage Gp37/Gp68 family protein gives MANSNIEWTERTWNPITGCTKLSPGCKNCYAESMAKRLQSMNTPGYENGFTLTLMEGRLREPAGRKKPAVYFVNSMSDTFHENVPFAYIDRIFETVRQTPQHTYQVLTKRAERMAEYFATRTVPENVWLGVSVEDRRYGLPRIELLRNIPATVRFISCEPLLEDLGSLNLTNIEWVIVGGESGSKARQMQSAWVDNIRRQCETAGAAFFFKQWGSWGADGMKRSKRANGCLLNGSVRQEFPMPLNRK, from the coding sequence ATGGCCAACAGCAATATCGAATGGACGGAACGTACATGGAATCCCATAACCGGCTGTACCAAATTATCGCCCGGATGCAAAAACTGTTACGCCGAATCAATGGCGAAGCGTTTGCAGTCCATGAACACGCCCGGCTATGAAAACGGTTTTACCCTTACCCTGATGGAAGGCCGTCTGAGAGAACCCGCCGGCAGAAAAAAGCCGGCGGTTTATTTTGTGAACTCCATGTCCGACACGTTTCACGAAAACGTACCGTTTGCCTACATCGACCGTATCTTTGAAACCGTCCGGCAGACACCGCAGCACACTTATCAGGTACTGACCAAACGGGCGGAAAGAATGGCGGAATACTTCGCTACGCGAACCGTTCCCGAAAACGTATGGCTCGGCGTATCGGTGGAAGACCGGCGTTACGGTCTGCCCCGGATTGAATTGCTGAGAAACATTCCGGCAACCGTCCGCTTTATTTCCTGCGAACCGCTGCTGGAAGATTTGGGGTCTCTAAACCTTACAAACATCGAGTGGGTTATCGTCGGCGGGGAATCAGGCTCAAAAGCAAGGCAGATGCAGTCTGCATGGGTAGATAACATCCGGCGGCAATGCGAGACTGCCGGAGCCGCGTTTTTCTTCAAACAATGGGGCAGCTGGGGAGCAGACGGCATGAAGCGCAGTAAGCGTGCCAACGGTTGTTTGCTCAACGGAAGTGTCCGGCAGGAATTTCCCATGCCTTTGAACAGGAAGTAA
- a CDS encoding DNA-methyltransferase yields the protein MISSAHSDNDRLITGDCRLVLPRLAQKGVKVQTCITSPPYYGLRDYGCDGQIGLEPTVNEYVVNLVKVFRMVYEVLADDGTLWLNLGDSYAGSGKGRNADGSPFSGYQDSFQTSTQLTGRLKSTPLSDGLKAKDLIGIPWRVALALQADGWYLRQDIIWHKTNPMPESVTDRCVRSHEYLFLLSKNSRYYFDHEAIREPSDSYDRPGANRQNDFCRTKGKYTAMPNPGQRATQHRSNREHTPARPLRNKRSVWPVSTVATRHDHLAAFPPKLIEPCILAGSRSGDVVLDPFSGSGTVAETANRLGRRWIGIELNPAFVNLHEQRTAQQAIGF from the coding sequence ATGATATCTTCCGCCCACTCTGACAATGACCGTCTGATTACCGGCGACTGCCGTCTTGTGCTGCCCCGGCTGGCCCAAAAAGGCGTGAAAGTCCAAACCTGTATTACCTCACCCCCGTATTACGGTTTGCGTGATTACGGTTGTGACGGACAAATCGGCTTGGAGCCGACCGTGAATGAGTACGTCGTCAACTTGGTGAAAGTGTTCCGTATGGTGTATGAAGTATTGGCCGATGACGGAACCTTATGGCTCAACCTCGGCGACAGTTATGCAGGCAGCGGCAAAGGCCGTAATGCCGACGGCAGCCCGTTTAGCGGATATCAAGATTCATTTCAGACGAGCACCCAACTGACAGGCCGTCTGAAAAGCACGCCGCTGTCAGACGGCCTCAAAGCCAAAGACCTGATCGGCATTCCGTGGCGCGTCGCCCTCGCTTTGCAGGCCGACGGCTGGTATCTGCGCCAAGACATCATTTGGCACAAAACCAACCCGATGCCCGAATCTGTCACCGACCGCTGCGTCCGCTCACACGAATATCTCTTTTTGCTTTCCAAAAACAGCCGTTACTACTTCGATCACGAAGCCATCCGGGAGCCATCGGACAGTTACGACCGCCCCGGTGCAAACCGACAAAATGATTTCTGCCGGACGAAAGGCAAATATACGGCAATGCCGAATCCCGGCCAACGTGCAACCCAACACCGCAGTAACCGTGAGCACACACCTGCCCGGCCGCTGCGTAACAAGCGCAGCGTATGGCCGGTATCCACCGTAGCCACCCGCCACGACCATTTGGCGGCTTTCCCGCCGAAACTGATCGAGCCGTGTATTTTGGCAGGTTCCCGCTCGGGTGATGTGGTGCTTGATCCGTTTTCGGGCAGCGGCACGGTGGCGGAAACGGCCAACCGGCTGGGGCGCAGATGGATAGGGATTGAATTGAATCCTGCCTTTGTCAATCTGCACGAACAACGGACGGCACAGCAGGCAATCGGTTTTTAA